A portion of the Haliaeetus albicilla chromosome 5, bHalAlb1.1, whole genome shotgun sequence genome contains these proteins:
- the DLL4 gene encoding delta-like protein 4 isoform X2, with product MTALRIFGLTFLLVILQQRVSGSGVFQLELQEFVNSHGSLASGKPCSPHCRTFFRVCLKHFQAVVSPGSCTFGSIITPVLGINSFSIKDTERFDSPIKLPFNFTWPGTFSLIIQAWHAPANYLPEGSRPLSEDWLISQMSIQRSLSVGENWSQDVQSGPLTQLRYSYRVVCSENYYGESCSRLCKRRDDRFGHYVCEADGTLACLPGWTGEYCTEPICLSGCTEQNGYCNKPGECICRPGWQGRYCDECIPHIGCRHGTCKTQWQCICDEGWGGLFCDQDLNYCTHHRPCKNGATCMNTGQGSYTCSCKPGFTGVDCEHEISECDSNPCRNGGSCTDMENGYHCLCPPGYYGTHCEHSALTCIDSPCFNGGTCLEKEQGASYTCVCPFGFTGSNCEKKVDRCTSNPCANDGNCFYLGQIRVCRCRAGFSGQKCEININDCARNPCSNGGTCHDLINDYTCTCLPGYSGRNCDIKTRDECASGPCENGGTCYSGLYSANFVCYCPSGFMGNRCELPVYSVPVTLPPKPVPWIAISMGVGLVALLILFCMIAMVIRQMRMHPEQDLETMNNLSDFQKDNLIPASQLKNTNKNKDLEVDCGLEKSNYKPKNHKLDYNLVKDLTSRGTQEEKYYKSEKCLGEKSPLRLHSEKPECRISAICSPRDSMYQSVFVITEERNECIIATEV from the exons ATGACAGCCTTGCGCATCTTTGGCTTGACGTTTCTGTTAGTGATTTTGCAGCAG AGGGTGTCCGGCTCTGGCGTCttccagctggagctgcaggaaTTCGTGAACAGCCACGGGTCTCTGGCCAGCGGGaagccctgctccccccactGCAGGACCTTCTTTCGCGTTTGTTTGAAGCATTTTCAGGCAGTGGTCTCCCCGGGCTCCTGCACTTTCGGCAGCATCATCACCCCCGTTCTGGGAATAAACTCCTTCAGCATCAAGGATACGGAGAGATTTGACAGCCCCATTAAGTTGCCCTTTAACTTCACGTGGCCG ggaACCTTCTCGCTGATCATCCAGGCCTGGCACGCGCCCGCCAACTACCTGCCGGAAG GCTCCCGGCCTCTTTCGGAGGACTGGCTCATCAGCCAGATGTCGATCCAGCGGTCGCTGTCGGTGGGCGAGAACTGGTCGCAGGACGTGCAGAGCGGCCCCCTCACCCAGCTGCGTTACTCCTACCGGGTGGTCTGCAGCGAGAACTACTACGGCGAGAGCTGCTCCCGCCTCTGCAAACGCCGCGACGACCGCTTCGGACACTACGTTTGCGAGGCGGACGGCACCTTGGCCTGCCTGCCCGGTTGGACCGGCGAGTACTGCACCGAGC CCATCTGTCTGTCTGGATGTACCGAACAGAACGGATATTGCAACAAGCCTGGAGAGTGCAT CTGTCGTCCCGGCTGGCAAGGCCGCTACTGTGATGAATGCATTCCCCATATAGGCTGCCGCCACGGGACTTGTAAAACACAATGGCAGTGCATATGTGATGAAGGATGGGGTGGCCTCTTCTGTGATCAAG ACCTGAACTACTGCACTCATCACAGACCATGCAAAAACGGAGCAACTTGCATGAACACTGGCCAGGGCAGCTATACGTGTTCATGCAAACCTGGCTTTACCGGTGTTGACTGCGAACACGAGATCAGCGAGTGTGACAGCAATCCATGCAGGAATGGCGGTAGTTGCACG GATATGGAGAACGGTTATCACTGCCTGTGCCCCCCTGGCTACTATGGCACTCACTGTGAGCACAGCGCTTTGACGTGTATAGATTCTCCGTGCTTTAACGGTGGCACGTGCTTGGAAAAAGAACAAGGGGCCAGCTACACTTGCGTTTGCCCTTTCGGCTTCACAGGGtcaaactgtgaaaaaaaagtagacAGGTGCACAAGCAACCCGTGTGCAAATG atggTAATTGCTTTTACCTTGGTCAGATCCGTGTGTGTCGTTGTCGGGCTGGTTTCTCTGGTCAGAAATGTGAGATAAACATCAACGATTGTGCCAGAAACCCATGTTCCAATGGGGGAACTTGTCATGACCTGATCAACGATTACACCTGCACGTGCTTGCCAGGCTACAGTGGCAGGAACTGTGACATCAAAACCAGAGATGAATGTGCTTCTGGGCCATGTGAGAATGGAGGCACATGCTACAGCGGACTTTATAGTGCCAACTTTGTCTGCTACTGTCCTTCTGGCTTCATGGGCAACCGTTGCGAATTGCCAGTTTATTCAGTGCCCGTTACGCTTCCTCCTAAACCAGTCCCCTGGATTGCTATATCCATGGGGGTGGGGCTGGTGGCTTTGCTCATACTGTTCTGCATGATAGCAATGGTCATCAGGCAGATGAGGATGCACCCAGAGCAGGACTTGGAGACAATGAACAACCTGTCTGACTTCCAGAAAGACAATCTCATTCCAGCTTCCCAGCTCAAAAAcaccaataaaaataaagacctTGAAGTGGACTGTGGGCTAGAGAAGTCAAACTACAAACCCAAGAATCATAAACTGGACTACAATCTGGTAAAAGATCTGACAAGTAGAGGGACACAGGAAGAGAAATAttacaaaagtgaaaagtgttTAGGAGAAAAGTCTCCCCTCCGACTACATAG TGAAAAGCCAGAATGTAGGATATCAGCGATATGCTCTCCGAGGGATTCAATGTACCAGTCCGTTTTTGTGAtaacagaagaaaggaatgaGTGCATCATAGCCACAGAG GTATAa
- the DLL4 gene encoding delta-like protein 4 isoform X1: MTALRIFGLTFLLVILQQRVSGSGVFQLELQEFVNSHGSLASGKPCSPHCRTFFRVCLKHFQAVVSPGSCTFGSIITPVLGINSFSIKDTERFDSPIKLPFNFTWPGTFSLIIQAWHAPANYLPEGSRPLSEDWLISQMSIQRSLSVGENWSQDVQSGPLTQLRYSYRVVCSENYYGESCSRLCKRRDDRFGHYVCEADGTLACLPGWTGEYCTEPICLSGCTEQNGYCNKPGECICRPGWQGRYCDECIPHIGCRHGTCKTQWQCICDEGWGGLFCDQDLNYCTHHRPCKNGATCMNTGQGSYTCSCKPGFTGVDCEHEISECDSNPCRNGGSCTDMENGYHCLCPPGYYGTHCEHSALTCIDSPCFNGGTCLEKEQGASYTCVCPFGFTGSNCEKKVDRCTSNPCANDGNCFYLGQIRVCRCRAGFSGQKCEININDCARNPCSNGGTCHDLINDYTCTCLPGYSGRNCDIKTRDECASGPCENGGTCYSGLYSANFVCYCPSGFMGNRCELPVYSVPVTLPPKPVPWIAISMGVGLVALLILFCMIAMVIRQMRMHPEQDLETMNNLSDFQKDNLIPASQLKNTNKNKDLEVDCGLEKSNYKPKNHKLDYNLVKDLTSRGTQEEKYYKSEKCLGEKSPLRLHSEKPECRISAICSPRDSMYQSVFVITEERNECIIATEVSKYTGRQA, translated from the exons ATGACAGCCTTGCGCATCTTTGGCTTGACGTTTCTGTTAGTGATTTTGCAGCAG AGGGTGTCCGGCTCTGGCGTCttccagctggagctgcaggaaTTCGTGAACAGCCACGGGTCTCTGGCCAGCGGGaagccctgctccccccactGCAGGACCTTCTTTCGCGTTTGTTTGAAGCATTTTCAGGCAGTGGTCTCCCCGGGCTCCTGCACTTTCGGCAGCATCATCACCCCCGTTCTGGGAATAAACTCCTTCAGCATCAAGGATACGGAGAGATTTGACAGCCCCATTAAGTTGCCCTTTAACTTCACGTGGCCG ggaACCTTCTCGCTGATCATCCAGGCCTGGCACGCGCCCGCCAACTACCTGCCGGAAG GCTCCCGGCCTCTTTCGGAGGACTGGCTCATCAGCCAGATGTCGATCCAGCGGTCGCTGTCGGTGGGCGAGAACTGGTCGCAGGACGTGCAGAGCGGCCCCCTCACCCAGCTGCGTTACTCCTACCGGGTGGTCTGCAGCGAGAACTACTACGGCGAGAGCTGCTCCCGCCTCTGCAAACGCCGCGACGACCGCTTCGGACACTACGTTTGCGAGGCGGACGGCACCTTGGCCTGCCTGCCCGGTTGGACCGGCGAGTACTGCACCGAGC CCATCTGTCTGTCTGGATGTACCGAACAGAACGGATATTGCAACAAGCCTGGAGAGTGCAT CTGTCGTCCCGGCTGGCAAGGCCGCTACTGTGATGAATGCATTCCCCATATAGGCTGCCGCCACGGGACTTGTAAAACACAATGGCAGTGCATATGTGATGAAGGATGGGGTGGCCTCTTCTGTGATCAAG ACCTGAACTACTGCACTCATCACAGACCATGCAAAAACGGAGCAACTTGCATGAACACTGGCCAGGGCAGCTATACGTGTTCATGCAAACCTGGCTTTACCGGTGTTGACTGCGAACACGAGATCAGCGAGTGTGACAGCAATCCATGCAGGAATGGCGGTAGTTGCACG GATATGGAGAACGGTTATCACTGCCTGTGCCCCCCTGGCTACTATGGCACTCACTGTGAGCACAGCGCTTTGACGTGTATAGATTCTCCGTGCTTTAACGGTGGCACGTGCTTGGAAAAAGAACAAGGGGCCAGCTACACTTGCGTTTGCCCTTTCGGCTTCACAGGGtcaaactgtgaaaaaaaagtagacAGGTGCACAAGCAACCCGTGTGCAAATG atggTAATTGCTTTTACCTTGGTCAGATCCGTGTGTGTCGTTGTCGGGCTGGTTTCTCTGGTCAGAAATGTGAGATAAACATCAACGATTGTGCCAGAAACCCATGTTCCAATGGGGGAACTTGTCATGACCTGATCAACGATTACACCTGCACGTGCTTGCCAGGCTACAGTGGCAGGAACTGTGACATCAAAACCAGAGATGAATGTGCTTCTGGGCCATGTGAGAATGGAGGCACATGCTACAGCGGACTTTATAGTGCCAACTTTGTCTGCTACTGTCCTTCTGGCTTCATGGGCAACCGTTGCGAATTGCCAGTTTATTCAGTGCCCGTTACGCTTCCTCCTAAACCAGTCCCCTGGATTGCTATATCCATGGGGGTGGGGCTGGTGGCTTTGCTCATACTGTTCTGCATGATAGCAATGGTCATCAGGCAGATGAGGATGCACCCAGAGCAGGACTTGGAGACAATGAACAACCTGTCTGACTTCCAGAAAGACAATCTCATTCCAGCTTCCCAGCTCAAAAAcaccaataaaaataaagacctTGAAGTGGACTGTGGGCTAGAGAAGTCAAACTACAAACCCAAGAATCATAAACTGGACTACAATCTGGTAAAAGATCTGACAAGTAGAGGGACACAGGAAGAGAAATAttacaaaagtgaaaagtgttTAGGAGAAAAGTCTCCCCTCCGACTACATAG TGAAAAGCCAGAATGTAGGATATCAGCGATATGCTCTCCGAGGGATTCAATGTACCAGTCCGTTTTTGTGAtaacagaagaaaggaatgaGTGCATCATAGCCACAGAGGTAAGTAAGTACACAGGTAGACAGGCATAA